One stretch of Cedecea neteri DNA includes these proteins:
- the iucA gene encoding aerobactin synthase IucA: MTLPNKTLAWDVAAQCFLNSLVRETNDWRLTDSQPAELIIPLGEQQALYFKVAYFSPTQHHRFEFPARLVNATGSQPVDFATLSQLIIDKLQHQQMLPATGCEAFYQRVMESHAHTQQAIEARHDWNGLREKALNFGEAEQALLVGHAFHPAPKSHEPFNQQEAERYLPDFAPHFPLRWFAVDKSHLAGESLHLNLQQRLTRFAAENAPQLLSELSDHQWLFPLHPWQAGYLLEQDWCQQLVAKGLVKDLGEAGAPWLPTTSSRSLYCATSRDMIKFSLSVRLTNSVRTLSVKEVKRGMRLARLAQTDRWQTLQARFPTFRVMQEDGWAGLRDLHGNIMEESLFALRENLLVEQPQSQTNVLVSLTQSAPDGGDSLLVAAVNRLSSRLGITPKQAAHAWVEAYCQQVLKPLFTAEADYGLVLLAHQQNILVEMQQDLPVGLIYRDCQGSAFMPHAAGWLDMIGEAQAENVFTHEQLLRYFPYYLLVNSTFAVTAALGAAGLDSEVNLMGRVRSALSAVRDEVTHKTCLDYVLASPHWNVKGNFFCYLHDHNENTIVDPSVIYFDFVNPLQAQEG; the protein is encoded by the coding sequence ATGACTTTGCCAAATAAAACTCTGGCCTGGGATGTGGCCGCACAGTGCTTTCTGAATTCCCTTGTTCGCGAAACCAACGACTGGCGACTGACCGACAGCCAGCCCGCCGAACTCATTATCCCGCTGGGTGAACAACAGGCCCTCTACTTCAAAGTGGCCTATTTCTCCCCCACCCAGCATCACCGCTTTGAATTCCCGGCTCGCCTGGTCAATGCCACCGGCAGCCAGCCGGTTGACTTCGCTACCCTGTCCCAGCTGATTATCGATAAACTCCAGCACCAGCAAATGCTGCCGGCCACCGGCTGTGAGGCGTTTTATCAGCGCGTAATGGAAAGCCATGCGCATACCCAACAGGCGATTGAAGCTCGCCATGACTGGAACGGGCTGCGCGAAAAAGCCCTGAACTTTGGTGAAGCCGAGCAGGCATTGCTGGTGGGACACGCCTTCCACCCCGCGCCGAAATCCCACGAACCGTTTAACCAGCAGGAAGCCGAACGCTACCTGCCAGACTTTGCTCCACACTTCCCGCTGCGCTGGTTCGCGGTGGATAAAAGCCATCTGGCGGGTGAAAGCCTGCATCTCAATTTGCAGCAGCGCCTGACGCGCTTTGCCGCTGAAAATGCGCCGCAGCTGCTGAGCGAACTTAGCGACCATCAATGGCTGTTCCCGCTGCACCCGTGGCAGGCAGGCTATCTGCTGGAGCAGGACTGGTGCCAGCAGCTGGTCGCCAAAGGGCTGGTGAAAGATTTGGGCGAAGCGGGTGCTCCGTGGCTGCCAACCACGTCTTCACGCTCGCTCTACTGCGCCACCAGTCGCGACATGATCAAATTCTCCCTGAGCGTGCGCCTGACCAACTCCGTGCGTACCCTGTCGGTGAAAGAAGTTAAACGCGGAATGCGCCTGGCGCGGCTGGCACAAACTGACCGCTGGCAGACGCTGCAGGCCCGCTTCCCGACCTTCCGCGTAATGCAGGAAGACGGCTGGGCCGGGCTGCGCGATCTGCACGGCAATATCATGGAAGAAAGCCTGTTTGCCCTGCGTGAGAACCTGCTGGTTGAGCAGCCGCAGAGCCAGACTAACGTGCTGGTCTCCCTGACGCAGTCTGCTCCCGACGGCGGTGATTCCCTGCTGGTTGCCGCGGTTAACCGCCTGAGCAGCCGCCTGGGAATTACGCCAAAGCAGGCCGCACACGCCTGGGTCGAAGCTTATTGCCAGCAGGTGCTGAAGCCGCTGTTTACCGCCGAAGCGGATTACGGCCTGGTTCTGCTGGCGCACCAGCAAAACATTCTGGTGGAGATGCAGCAGGATCTGCCGGTCGGGCTTATCTACCGCGACTGCCAGGGCAGCGCCTTTATGCCGCATGCGGCGGGCTGGCTCGACATGATTGGCGAAGCGCAGGCGGAGAACGTCTTCACCCACGAACAGCTTCTGCGCTACTTCCCTTATTACCTGCTGGTGAACTCCACGTTCGCCGTGACCGCCGCCCTCGGCGCTGCGGGTCTGGATAGCGAAGTGAACCTGATGGGCCGTGTACGCAGCGCGCTCAGCGCCGTTCGCGATGAGGTTACGCATAAAACCTGCCTCGACTACGTGCTGGCAAGCCCGCACTGGAACGTGAAGGGCAACTTCTTCTGCTATCTGCACGACCATAACGAAAACACCATCGTCGATCCTTCGGTGATTTATTTCGACTTTGTGAACCCGCTGCAGGCTCAGGAGGGCTGA
- the iucB gene encoding N(6)-hydroxylysine O-acetyltransferase, whose protein sequence is MFQATIVHGGHGLRCEKLGKPLNLSWGQDGGAVLHWPGELPAGWLRDALDQMFVAAPQLSAIVLPYAEWREEPQALVLFDLLKSDIVHRATFWQLPLWLSAPANQASGEMVFDAEREIYFPLRPARPTGEVYRRYDPRVRKTLSFRVADPALDAERFTRWMNDPRVDYFWEQSGSLEVQTAYLARQLTGKHAFPLIGCFDDQPFSYFEIYWAAEDRIGRHYPWQPFDRGLHLLVGEQQWRGAHYVQSWLRGLTHYLLLDEPRTQRTVLEPRADNQRLFKHLEPAGYATIKEFDFPHKRSRLVMADRHNFFSEVGL, encoded by the coding sequence ATGTTTCAGGCAACGATTGTGCACGGCGGCCACGGGCTGCGCTGCGAAAAACTGGGTAAACCCCTGAACCTGAGCTGGGGCCAGGACGGTGGGGCAGTATTGCACTGGCCGGGAGAATTGCCTGCGGGCTGGCTGCGCGACGCGCTGGATCAGATGTTTGTTGCCGCGCCTCAGCTTTCAGCCATCGTGCTGCCATACGCCGAATGGCGTGAAGAGCCGCAGGCGCTGGTGCTGTTCGATTTGCTGAAAAGCGACATTGTTCACCGCGCGACCTTCTGGCAGCTGCCGCTGTGGCTGAGCGCTCCGGCTAATCAGGCTTCCGGTGAGATGGTGTTTGACGCTGAACGCGAAATCTATTTCCCGCTCCGCCCCGCTCGACCGACAGGCGAGGTTTATCGCCGTTACGATCCGCGCGTTCGCAAAACGCTGAGCTTCCGGGTAGCCGATCCGGCGCTCGACGCCGAGCGTTTTACCCGCTGGATGAACGATCCGCGCGTCGACTATTTCTGGGAGCAAAGCGGCTCGCTGGAGGTTCAAACCGCGTACCTGGCGCGCCAGTTGACCGGCAAACACGCTTTCCCGCTGATCGGCTGCTTTGACGACCAGCCGTTCAGCTACTTCGAAATTTACTGGGCGGCAGAAGACCGCATCGGCCGCCATTATCCGTGGCAGCCGTTCGATCGTGGCCTGCATTTGCTGGTGGGCGAACAGCAGTGGCGCGGCGCGCACTATGTGCAAAGCTGGCTGCGCGGGCTGACCCACTACCTGCTGCTGGACGAGCCGCGCACGCAGCGTACCGTGCTGGAGCCGCGCGCCGACAATCAGCGCCTGTTCAAGCATCTGGAGCCTGCGGGCTACGCGACGATCAAAGAGTTTGATTTCCCGCACAAGCGCTCGCGCCTGGTCATGGCTGACCGCCACAACTTCTTTAGCGAGGTAGGCCTGTAA
- the iucC gene encoding aerobactin synthase IucC produces the protein MNRKDWDFVNRQLVAKMLAELEYEQVFQAESLGENRHCISLAGAEWQFNAERGIWGWLWIDAQTLRCADEPVLAQTLLMQLKPVLSMSDATVAEHMQDLYATLLGDLQLLNARRGMSAENLIDLDADRLQCLLSGHPKFAFNKGRRGWGKEALERYAPEYANTFRLHWLAVKREHMVWRCDSELDIQQLIAAAMDEQELARFTQAWQASGLDDGWLPLPVHPWQWQQKIALDFVADLAEGKMVSLGEFGDQWLAQQSLRTLTNASRQGGLDIKLPLTIYNTSCYRGIPGKYIAAGPLASRWLQNVFTTDSTLVKTGAVILGEPAAGYVSHEGYAALAQAPYRYQEMLGVIWRENPSRWLKPDETPILMATLMECDENNQPLIGAYIARSGLDAEAWLTQMFRVVVVPLYHLLCRYGVALIAHGQNITLAMKDGVPQRVLLKDFQGDMRLVKDEFPEMDSLPQEVRDVTARLSADYLIHDLQTGHFVTVLRFVSPLMARLGVPERRFYQLLAAVLSDYMREHPQMSARFALFSLFKPQIIRVVLNPVKLTWPDQDGGSRMLPNYLEDLQNPLWLVTRD, from the coding sequence ATGAATCGCAAGGATTGGGATTTTGTTAACCGCCAGCTGGTCGCAAAAATGCTGGCCGAGCTGGAGTACGAGCAGGTTTTTCAGGCCGAGTCGCTGGGCGAAAACCGCCACTGCATCAGCTTAGCCGGTGCCGAGTGGCAGTTTAACGCCGAGCGAGGCATCTGGGGCTGGCTGTGGATTGATGCGCAGACGCTGCGCTGCGCGGATGAGCCTGTGTTAGCCCAAACGCTGCTAATGCAGCTCAAGCCGGTGCTGTCGATGAGCGACGCCACCGTGGCCGAGCATATGCAGGATCTGTACGCCACGCTGCTGGGCGACCTGCAGTTGCTGAACGCGCGCCGTGGCATGAGCGCAGAAAACCTTATCGATCTGGACGCTGACCGCCTGCAGTGCCTGCTCAGCGGCCACCCAAAATTTGCCTTTAACAAAGGGCGTCGCGGCTGGGGTAAAGAAGCTCTGGAGCGCTATGCGCCCGAGTATGCCAATACCTTCCGCCTGCACTGGCTGGCGGTGAAACGCGAGCATATGGTCTGGCGCTGCGACAGCGAGCTGGATATCCAGCAGCTCATCGCCGCGGCGATGGACGAGCAGGAGCTGGCCCGCTTTACGCAGGCGTGGCAGGCCAGCGGCCTGGATGACGGCTGGCTTCCGCTGCCGGTGCATCCGTGGCAGTGGCAGCAAAAAATCGCTCTCGACTTTGTGGCCGATCTGGCCGAAGGCAAGATGGTTTCCCTGGGCGAATTTGGCGACCAGTGGCTGGCCCAGCAGTCGCTGCGCACGCTCACTAACGCCAGCCGCCAGGGCGGTTTAGACATCAAGCTGCCGCTGACGATTTACAACACTTCCTGCTATCGCGGCATTCCGGGCAAGTACATTGCCGCCGGGCCGCTCGCCTCCCGCTGGCTGCAAAACGTGTTCACCACGGACAGCACGCTGGTGAAAACCGGGGCGGTTATCCTCGGCGAACCGGCTGCAGGCTACGTCTCCCATGAAGGCTACGCCGCGCTTGCTCAGGCCCCCTATCGTTACCAGGAGATGCTGGGCGTTATCTGGCGCGAGAACCCGAGCCGCTGGCTGAAGCCGGACGAAACGCCGATCCTGATGGCGACCCTGATGGAGTGCGACGAAAACAATCAGCCGCTGATTGGGGCGTATATCGCTCGCTCAGGCCTGGACGCGGAAGCCTGGCTGACGCAGATGTTCCGCGTGGTGGTGGTGCCGCTGTACCACCTGCTCTGCCGCTACGGCGTGGCGCTGATTGCCCACGGACAAAATATTACGCTCGCCATGAAAGACGGCGTGCCGCAGCGCGTGCTGTTGAAGGATTTCCAGGGCGATATGCGTCTGGTGAAGGATGAGTTCCCGGAGATGGACTCCCTGCCTCAGGAAGTGCGGGACGTAACCGCCCGCCTGAGCGCCGACTACTTAATTCATGATTTGCAGACCGGCCATTTCGTGACGGTGCTGCGCTTTGTTTCGCCGCTCATGGCTCGCCTTGGCGTGCCGGAGAGACGCTTTTATCAGCTGCTGGCAGCAGTGTTGAGTGATTACATGCGGGAACACCCGCAAATGTCGGCGCGTTTTGCGCTTTTCTCACTCTTTAAGCCACAAATCATCCGCGTTGTGCTGAACCCGGTAAAACTGACCTGGCCTGACCAGGACGGAGGCAGCCGCATGCTGCCGAATTACCTCGAGGATTTGCAAAACCCGCTGTGGCTGGTAACCAGGGATTGA
- a CDS encoding MFS transporter: protein MTSLELAESPQKSLSCWPLALSAGLLGVGQNGLLVAIPVLVMQTHLSLSVWAALLTLGSMLFLPSSPWWGKQIARLGSKPVVLWALAGYGASFMLLGLGSLLLATNTVTGIVGLGILIVARIIYGLTVSAMVPACQVWALQRAGEGKRMAALATISSGLSSGRLFGPLCAAGMLAVHPLAPLGLLMVAPLLALVMLLRLPGTPPQPAAERKSASLRPDCLPYLLCALLLSAAVSLMQLGLSPALARQFATDTAAISHQVAWLLSLAAVASLSAQFGVLRPQRLSPMALLLSAGALMVCGLAMMISLQLWLFYLGCAVLSFGAALATPAYQLLLNDKLADGAGAGWVATSHTLGYGLCAMLVPLVSKTGAEAALITVAFLAAVLFTVVSGVIWRSRHRSRHSAI from the coding sequence GTGACATCTCTTGAACTGGCGGAATCGCCGCAAAAATCCCTTTCCTGCTGGCCACTTGCGCTGAGCGCCGGGCTGCTTGGCGTCGGGCAAAATGGCCTGCTGGTTGCGATCCCGGTGCTGGTGATGCAGACACATTTGAGCCTGTCCGTCTGGGCGGCATTGCTCACGCTCGGATCGATGCTGTTCTTACCGTCCTCGCCGTGGTGGGGAAAACAGATTGCGCGGCTGGGCAGCAAGCCTGTGGTGCTGTGGGCGCTGGCGGGGTACGGCGCAAGCTTTATGCTGCTGGGGCTCGGCAGCCTGCTGCTGGCAACGAATACCGTAACGGGCATCGTCGGGCTGGGCATATTAATTGTGGCGCGGATTATCTACGGCCTGACCGTGTCGGCGATGGTCCCGGCCTGCCAGGTCTGGGCGCTGCAGCGAGCGGGGGAAGGAAAACGCATGGCCGCGCTGGCGACGATTAGCTCCGGGCTAAGCAGTGGCCGCCTGTTCGGGCCGCTTTGCGCCGCCGGCATGCTGGCCGTTCATCCGCTCGCACCGCTGGGGTTGTTGATGGTTGCGCCTCTGCTTGCGCTGGTGATGCTGTTGCGCTTACCGGGCACGCCGCCGCAGCCTGCCGCAGAGCGCAAAAGCGCCAGCCTTCGCCCTGACTGCCTGCCGTACTTGCTTTGCGCTTTACTGCTGTCCGCGGCGGTAAGCCTGATGCAGCTGGGGCTTTCTCCGGCGCTCGCCCGCCAGTTTGCAACGGATACGGCGGCCATCAGTCACCAGGTTGCATGGCTGCTTAGCCTGGCGGCGGTGGCCTCGCTCTCCGCGCAGTTTGGCGTTCTCCGCCCGCAGCGCCTGTCGCCAATGGCGCTGCTGTTAAGTGCCGGAGCGCTGATGGTTTGTGGCCTGGCAATGATGATTTCTCTCCAGCTGTGGCTGTTTTACCTCGGCTGTGCGGTGCTGTCGTTCGGGGCCGCGCTGGCGACGCCTGCGTACCAGCTTTTGCTGAACGACAAACTCGCCGACGGAGCCGGGGCGGGCTGGGTGGCTACCAGCCACACGCTCGGCTACGGGCTTTGCGCGATGCTGGTGCCGCTGGTGTCAAAAACCGGGGCCGAGGCAGCGCTGATTACGGTGGCCTTTTTAGCCGCCGTGTTATTTACCGTGGTGTCCGGCGTTATCTGGCGCAGCCGCCACCGTTCACGTCATTCTGCAATTTAA